One Nymphaea colorata isolate Beijing-Zhang1983 chromosome 12, ASM883128v2, whole genome shotgun sequence genomic window, TAAAAGTCTATCCTACCCAAATAGCAACTTGTGAACCATACATCTTTATTATGAATCTAGCATTTATACTtaacaaaattatcaaatagaGATCCCGATTTCCCATCGTTTCCAAAAGATTTTTCATGATTTGGAATATTATGGAGCTTAAGTCTTTAAGTAGAGGTCGATCAGCAAGGCCCAATGTCATTCAGTTAATTAATATGATTGAGTTAATTAATATCACACTGCCAAGCCAGCTAAATGGCCCTCGTCGATGCAACTCTGTCTATCTGACACCGACTAGGATACCACTTAAGCTAAGTGGTGTGAAGTCACAGTCACTGCCTTCAACTCTAGAGTTGTGCTGGCAGAAGTCGGACTGCCCACCAGTCGGTAGTAAAGGTTGTGTGTGTCATTAACCAAAATGCGCACGAAATTTCATGCATAGTAAGgagcatataaccagctttgaccAGCTCAACTAGCTAGGTTATGCCCCCTCCAAGTAATGCAGAAAATGTAGGGAAAATCTTCAAAATATCTCTTCATTTCAAGAAGAGGTTAACTACTTGTGTCGTTGGCATGTCAGATCTGCCTCTTTAGTGTGCAGTGGGGTGAATGGCTGAAGAGATCCAGCAAGCAGGCGGTAACAGGGAGGCAATGTGAAGTGGAAGTAGAGGAGGACTGTCTTCGACGAGGAAAAGCCAGATATCATGGTCAAGGTCAGACCACCAAACCATGCATTTATAGCCCTCTTCTACCATGCATTCTTGATACGCCTACATATCATCTATTTCTTACTGGTCTCTATGTTGAATATAATTAAGATGGCTAATGAGGTTATGCATTCTTTTTGTGCAATAAAGTCAAAGCTCTATCATCTCTTAAGGGTCCACTTGCTGCTATTTGAAGAACTGAGCTATTCTTCTCCTTTGGTTGAATATGTGTTTCGCCAAGAAAGAATGAATGCTTCTGAATGATTTTTGGAGAGTCCCTAAGaagatatatattatatagatAGGATTGGTGGATTTCTCCGTTCAAATTTGGACAGATAAATCCTCTGGCCACCCACTTCAGATAGCAGATTTTACCCATTCTGTGGATCTAAAAACTATGGATTTCAGATCCTGATGACTTTTCCCAAAAGAGAAAGCAAATCATCAACGTTGGTCGTTCTTCAGATGAGGGTAAACTGATCCACTATTATTCAGCAAGAGCATGCAGAATTCTTCAAAGCAATTCCTGGAATTTCTTTTCAAGGCTTACAAGAAGTCCGGATCCTTTAAAAGAATTGTTAGTATCCAGCAACCACCTGGACTGAAATAGAAGCAGTCCTGAGGAAGGCTTTTCATTACTGGAATCTGAAGGATCGGCCTTCAatcaaacaaatttaaaaaagaaacatgcgGATAACACACTTTTGTAATGAAATACAGGATCACACCATCGTAAACCACTTCTCCGCTGCCTACGTCAGTTCTCTGAAAAGGTCAGAGAACCATGACGTCCTTGTAACAAGTTCTGCCCATTCTTCCTCAACCTCTCGTCGTGGGGCCACAATAGAAGACAAAGAGGTGCATTTCTGCTCCTTCTCACTGGTGCGATAATCGTTCTGCTAGGATCACCAGGAAGGTTTGAACTCCCGCCATGCCACACAAGCATTCTCTGCATATGCATTTGGAATTTCATGTGCACcgtaagaagaagaaagttgCCGTCGCCTGAATGGATCGACAGCGCCAACGTAGCCTGATGATGGCAACATTCCGGCGTTGTTACAGCTTGAATACGAAGAAGGCAACTTCATAATAGGAGGTCCATACCACGCAAAGGGGTCAGCATTTGGTGCGGATAGCAAAAGGGATGTAGATTGTTCAGTGTCCCCTGAACTCAAGCCATGTCCAACCGCACCAGTTGGTGGTGCTCGCGCTGCAAGTCTAACGACCAGCGATCTTCCATCAAGCCTGTAGCCATTCATATGAGTGGCAGCACAGAATGCAGTTACCTCATCTGCATACATTACAAACCCATAGCCCTTGCTTAAACCAGTTCTCCTATCCTTGATAACCTTTGCTTCAAGTACCCTGCCAAAGGGAGAGAACAGATGCATTAACTGCTCACAGTCTATTGCTCGGGGCAGATAACCAACATACAGATTTGCTCCATCGACTCCATTATATTTGTGGATTGGCATTGAAGTGGAGCCAAAGCCAGATGCCTGCGATGAGATATTATAGCCAGAAGAATTAACCAACACTGAACTGCCTCCCCACGATGCAACAACATCAGCAGCAGGAGCTGCAGGACTATGGCCCGGACGTGTTTGGCAAACCAGGCTGCCGCGGCTGCCCCGACGACTATGTTCAGGAACAGAGCTACAATGTTCGCCGGccattctgtttctttttgcTGATCGTTTCAAAGGGCAGCCGATCGAAGGATGACCGAAATCACCGGACGTATGACAGATAGCGTCAGTTTTGGATGTTGAATGCCCGTGTCCAGGTCCACCATGTAACCTGCAGAAACCATCGTGTTTGACGATGCCATTGAGTTCCGCAAGCTCCCTCAGCTGTGCCCGCTTATGCTCATTAAGTCCTTCTACAGGAACGAGCAGCTTTTCAACCATACTGACGGCAGCATCCAATGATTGCTGAGTTTCTGCCTCTATGAAGACATGCAGATCTTCACTCTCCGAGAAATCAAACTTCAGGTCACGGTTTTTCGGATTCTTGATTTCCTTCACAGAACCCTTGCCACGGATAATGATCTTCGCCCCAGTCTCTTTCTCCATTCTTTTCTGCGTATTTCCCCGTGGTCCAATTATAAGACCAATAAAATTGTAGTCAGGGTACTCTGTTACGGGAATGTAGAGTTTCTTGCAAGGCCTTGGGGGCTTGTAAGCGACAGGAGGCTTGAAACTAGGGTTCTTCTGAATCAACTGTGAAATTAATTCCAGTCTTTTCCGTGCAAGCAGTTCATGGACCCTGAATTCCCTCGTGTTTATTCTGACCCCTTGGTTGTCATATATAGGCTCCGGAGAAGGAGAGATGGACCCATCAACCACATCATCAGGCCCCTGTCCAACTTGTAGTTTCCTGCCTATCTCTGAAAGCTGCAATTTCAGTGTCTGAACTTCGGGGTCATTGTCATCTTCACTTGGGAGGGGC contains:
- the LOC116265255 gene encoding splicing factor-like protein 1, translated to MDLEGKQSSEEFSSKRKPKLSDGVINQGDDEHGSSNSYAGDGDAAPSEGSAGGSGKRMRSGWEPQNGVEAETAAGDATPMRKKSRWANDDSKFLKILGPMQLPDFIKPLPSEDDNDPEVQTLKLQLSEIGRKLQVGQGPDDVVDGSISPSPEPIYDNQGVRINTREFRVHELLARKRLELISQLIQKNPSFKPPVAYKPPRPCKKLYIPVTEYPDYNFIGLIIGPRGNTQKRMEKETGAKIIIRGKGSVKEIKNPKNRDLKFDFSESEDLHVFIEAETQQSLDAAVSMVEKLLVPVEGLNEHKRAQLRELAELNGIVKHDGFCRLHGGPGHGHSTSKTDAICHTSGDFGHPSIGCPLKRSAKRNRMAGEHCSSVPEHSRRGSRGSLVCQTRPGHSPAAPAADVVASWGGSSVLVNSSGYNISSQASGFGSTSMPIHKYNGVDGANLYVGYLPRAIDCEQLMHLFSPFGRVLEAKVIKDRRTGLSKGYGFVMYADEVTAFCAATHMNGYRLDGRSLVVRLAARAPPTGAVGHGLSSGDTEQSTSLLLSAPNADPFAWYGPPIMKLPSSYSSCNNAGMLPSSGYVGAVDPFRRRQLSSSYGAHEIPNAYAENACVAWREFKPSW